The following coding sequences are from one Ancylobacter sp. TS-1 window:
- the alr gene encoding alanine racemase, which yields MTDRDIPLSEAGGILTVDLSALSANYQELSRRAAPAACAAVVKGDAYGIGLTRAAPALWQAGARSFFVALLAEARQLRGLLPEAEIFVLNGLFPGTEAAYREQALRPVLGSADQVERWSAFCADIGEGLPAALHVDTGMNRLGLTPAEAVNVAEGRDELGFPLVLVMSHLACADEPDHPLNARQLEDFRAIAALFPDVRASLANSAGALGDPAYHFDLVRPGIAVYGGRPRKDVAPLRPVVRLELRVVQLRRVHEGETVGYGGAHTALRPSRVAILSAGYADGIPRLAGASDLRPGAEAVIAGHRCPLIGRISMDLLAVDVTEVAEDNIQPGDFATLLGDGLSLDDLARHSHTIDYEILTSLGRRYHRRWV from the coding sequence GTGACCGACCGCGACATTCCGCTTTCCGAGGCCGGCGGCATCCTCACCGTCGACCTGTCGGCGCTTTCCGCCAATTATCAGGAACTGTCCCGCCGCGCGGCGCCGGCCGCCTGCGCCGCCGTGGTGAAGGGCGACGCCTATGGCATCGGCCTGACGCGGGCCGCCCCGGCGCTCTGGCAGGCCGGCGCGCGCAGCTTCTTCGTCGCTCTGCTCGCCGAGGCCCGGCAACTGCGCGGCCTGCTGCCCGAGGCCGAGATCTTCGTCCTCAACGGCCTCTTCCCCGGCACCGAGGCGGCCTATCGCGAGCAGGCGCTGCGCCCGGTGCTGGGCAGCGCCGATCAGGTGGAACGCTGGAGCGCCTTCTGCGCCGACATCGGCGAGGGCCTGCCGGCGGCACTCCATGTCGACACCGGCATGAACCGGCTGGGGCTCACTCCGGCCGAAGCCGTGAATGTCGCCGAAGGGCGCGACGAGCTGGGCTTTCCGCTGGTGCTGGTGATGAGCCACCTCGCCTGCGCCGACGAGCCCGATCATCCGCTCAATGCGCGCCAGCTCGAGGATTTCCGCGCCATCGCCGCGCTGTTCCCGGATGTGCGCGCCTCGCTCGCCAATTCCGCCGGCGCGCTGGGCGATCCGGCGTACCATTTCGACCTCGTGCGGCCGGGCATCGCGGTCTATGGCGGGCGCCCGCGCAAGGACGTGGCGCCGCTGCGCCCGGTGGTGCGGCTGGAGCTGCGCGTCGTGCAGCTTCGCCGGGTGCATGAGGGCGAGACGGTCGGCTATGGCGGGGCGCACACCGCGCTGCGCCCGAGCCGCGTCGCCATCCTCTCGGCCGGCTATGCCGACGGCATACCGCGCCTCGCCGGCGCCTCCGACCTGCGGCCGGGCGCCGAAGCGGTGATAGCGGGCCATCGCTGCCCGCTGATCGGACGCATCTCGATGGACCTGCTCGCCGTCGACGTCACCGAGGTGGCGGAGGACAACATCCAGCCCGGCGACTTCGCCACGCTACTCGGCGACGGGCTGAGCCTCGACGACCTCGCGCGCCACTCCCACACCATCGACTACGAGATCCTGACCTCGCTTGGCCGGCGCTATCACCGGCGCTGGGTCTAG
- a CDS encoding DUF2232 domain-containing protein: MIQNWLIAFGAGAASALLVATVATGNAIALPLFYLAPLPILIVGLGWTHVAALTAASSAAVAIGVFFGLDLLLAYVAGVGLPAYVLSYLALMARQSQPDGPFEWFPIGRVVLAAAILGCLAVAALIPLVAGSVEGYQAALRTLFQAMLEENPGAGGAEMERLIDLLVVVMPPAAAVVTMVTQLGNLWLGAHAARLSGRLMRPWPDLATISVPRASTALLAGTLIAASLAGGFVGLLAELLSATLIMAFGFIGLATIHWITRGAAGRSLVIATVWIAALALGWPFAALALLGLVETLFGLRGRFRRGGPKGGPPAANDG, translated from the coding sequence ATGATACAGAACTGGCTCATAGCGTTCGGCGCCGGTGCGGCGTCCGCCCTTCTGGTCGCCACCGTCGCGACCGGCAACGCCATTGCCCTGCCCCTGTTCTACCTCGCCCCGCTGCCCATCCTCATCGTCGGTCTCGGCTGGACGCATGTCGCCGCGCTGACCGCCGCGTCGTCGGCCGCCGTCGCCATCGGCGTGTTCTTCGGGCTCGACCTGTTGCTGGCCTATGTCGCCGGCGTCGGCCTGCCCGCCTATGTGCTTTCCTATCTCGCCCTGATGGCCCGCCAGTCGCAGCCGGACGGCCCGTTCGAGTGGTTCCCGATCGGCCGCGTGGTGCTGGCGGCCGCGATTCTCGGCTGCCTCGCCGTGGCGGCGCTGATCCCGCTGGTGGCCGGCTCGGTCGAGGGCTACCAGGCCGCGCTGCGCACGCTGTTTCAGGCGATGCTGGAGGAGAATCCCGGCGCCGGTGGCGCCGAGATGGAGCGGCTGATCGACCTTCTGGTGGTGGTGATGCCGCCGGCCGCCGCCGTCGTCACCATGGTGACGCAGCTCGGCAATCTCTGGCTCGGCGCCCATGCCGCGCGCCTGTCGGGCCGGCTGATGCGCCCCTGGCCGGACCTTGCCACCATCTCGGTGCCGCGCGCGAGCACGGCGCTGCTGGCCGGCACGCTGATCGCCGCCAGCCTGGCCGGCGGCTTCGTCGGGCTGCTGGCGGAACTGCTCAGCGCCACGCTGATCATGGCTTTCGGCTTCATCGGCCTCGCCACCATCCACTGGATCACCCGCGGCGCCGCCGGCCGCTCGCTGGTGATCGCGACGGTGTGGATCGCCGCGCTGGCGCTGGGCTGGCCCTTCGCGGCCCTCGCCCTGCTCGGCCTTGTCGAAACCCTTTTCGGCCTTCGCGGCCGCTTCCGGCGCGGGGGCCCCAAGGGCGGTCCGCCGGCAGCCAACGACGGCTGA
- a CDS encoding cyclopropane-fatty-acyl-phospholipid synthase family protein: MERLLSQVLARIVQRGSLTVIFASGMRATYGDGTGEPLAVRFTSQAWQRRIFFDPELKFGEAYMEGGAEIEQGDLADVLAVLMAQVGLQVPSASAKFLMKLRFLFRRLAQFNPRDRSQKNVAHHYDLDGRLYSLFLDADRQYSCAYFEHPGQSLDDAQLAKKRHIAAKLLFDRPGLTALDIGCGWGGMGLYLAGNAGAQVTGVTLSQEQLGVARSRAEERGLAERAEFRLQDYRDVPGPFDRIVSVGMFEHVGVSHFDEYFTRVAQLLKEDGVALIHSIGRSEGPGITNPWIAKYIFPGGYIPALSEVLPAIERAGLFVTDVEILRLHYAETLKAWRERFLAHREEVERLYDARFVRMFEFYLASSEMAFRHQGMMVFQVQLARREGVVPLTRTYIAEAEKALKDMERQNRPGLRLAGE, encoded by the coding sequence ATGGAACGGTTACTCTCGCAGGTCCTCGCGCGCATCGTTCAGCGCGGCTCGCTCACCGTCATCTTCGCCTCCGGCATGCGCGCCACCTACGGCGACGGCACAGGAGAGCCACTCGCCGTCCGCTTCACCTCGCAGGCCTGGCAGCGCCGGATATTCTTCGATCCGGAACTGAAGTTCGGCGAAGCCTACATGGAGGGCGGCGCCGAGATCGAGCAGGGCGACCTCGCCGATGTGCTCGCGGTTCTGATGGCGCAGGTCGGCCTGCAGGTGCCGAGCGCCAGCGCGAAGTTTCTCATGAAGCTGCGCTTCCTGTTCCGCCGGCTGGCGCAGTTCAATCCGCGCGACCGCTCGCAGAAGAACGTCGCCCACCATTACGACCTCGACGGCCGGCTCTACTCGCTGTTCCTCGACGCCGACCGGCAATATTCCTGCGCCTATTTCGAGCATCCCGGCCAGTCGCTCGACGACGCCCAGCTCGCCAAGAAGCGCCACATCGCCGCCAAGCTGCTGTTCGACCGGCCGGGCCTCACCGCGCTCGACATAGGCTGCGGCTGGGGCGGCATGGGGCTCTATCTCGCCGGCAATGCCGGGGCGCAGGTGACCGGCGTCACCCTCTCGCAGGAGCAGCTCGGCGTCGCCCGCTCGCGCGCCGAAGAACGCGGCCTCGCCGAGCGCGCCGAATTCCGCCTCCAGGACTACCGCGACGTCCCCGGCCCGTTCGACCGCATCGTCTCGGTCGGCATGTTCGAGCATGTCGGCGTCAGCCATTTCGACGAGTATTTCACCCGGGTCGCGCAGCTGCTGAAGGAGGACGGCGTCGCCCTGATCCACTCCATCGGCCGCTCGGAGGGGCCGGGCATCACCAATCCGTGGATCGCCAAGTACATCTTCCCCGGCGGCTACATCCCGGCGCTGTCGGAAGTGCTGCCGGCCATCGAGCGGGCCGGGCTGTTCGTCACCGATGTCGAGATCCTGCGCCTGCATTACGCCGAGACGCTGAAGGCGTGGCGCGAGCGCTTCCTCGCCCATCGCGAGGAGGTGGAGCGGCTCTACGATGCGCGCTTCGTGCGCATGTTCGAATTTTATCTCGCCTCCTCCGAGATGGCCTTCCGCCATCAGGGCATGATGGTCTTCCAGGTCCAGCTCGCCCGGCGCGAGGGCGTGGTGCCGCTCACGCGCACCTATATCGCGGAGGCCGAGAAGGCGCTGAAGGACATGGAGCGCCAGAACCGCCCGGGGCTGCGGCTGGCGGGCGAGTAG
- a CDS encoding replicative DNA helicase, whose amino-acid sequence MLDSPNRQPAAPEATFRSAPHNVEAEQALLGAILVNNEAFYRVSDFLEPRHFFEPIHTAVYETASALIRAGKVATPVTLKTFLPGELDVAGLTVPQYLARLAAEATTIINAEDYGRTIYDLSVRRDLIAIGEEIVNEAYDAPIDATPQDQIEEAEKRLYELAETGRYDGGFLRFTDALKEAVDMASRAFQRDGHLSGLASGLDDLDHMMGGLQPSDLIILAGRPGMGKTALATNIAYNVAAAYRSETLPDGSIRALDGGVVGFFSLEMSAEQLATRILAEQTEIPSYKIRRGDISESDFDKLAAGAQMMQTIPLYIDDTGGISIAQLRARARRLKRQRGLDFMVVDYLQLLTGSSKKASEGRVQEITEITTGLKALAKELAVPIMALSQLSRQVESRDDKRPQLSDLRESGSIEQDADVVMFVFREEYYLKNKEPKEGSEEWFKWDQDMKAAQGTAEVIIGKQRHGPTGTVKVAFEAQFTRFSSLAQGDRLPDH is encoded by the coding sequence ATGCTCGATTCCCCCAACCGCCAGCCGGCGGCGCCCGAAGCGACCTTCCGCAGCGCCCCGCACAATGTCGAGGCGGAGCAGGCGTTGCTGGGTGCGATCCTCGTCAACAACGAGGCGTTCTACCGGGTGTCGGACTTCCTCGAGCCGCGCCATTTCTTCGAGCCTATCCACACCGCCGTCTACGAGACCGCGAGCGCGCTGATCCGCGCCGGCAAGGTGGCGACGCCGGTCACGCTCAAGACCTTCCTGCCGGGCGAACTCGACGTCGCCGGGCTGACGGTGCCGCAATATCTGGCCCGCCTCGCCGCCGAGGCGACGACGATCATCAACGCCGAGGATTACGGGCGCACCATCTACGACCTGTCGGTGCGGCGCGACCTGATCGCCATCGGCGAGGAGATCGTCAACGAGGCCTATGACGCCCCGATCGACGCCACGCCGCAGGACCAGATCGAGGAGGCCGAGAAGCGGCTTTACGAGCTGGCCGAGACCGGCCGCTACGATGGCGGCTTCCTGCGCTTCACCGACGCCCTCAAGGAAGCCGTCGACATGGCCAGCCGCGCCTTCCAGCGCGACGGCCACCTGTCCGGCCTCGCCTCCGGGCTCGACGACCTCGACCACATGATGGGCGGCCTTCAGCCCTCCGACCTGATCATCCTCGCCGGCCGTCCCGGCATGGGCAAGACCGCGCTCGCCACCAACATCGCCTACAACGTCGCCGCCGCCTACCGCTCGGAGACGCTGCCGGACGGCTCGATCCGCGCCCTCGACGGCGGCGTGGTCGGCTTCTTCTCGCTGGAAATGTCGGCCGAGCAGCTCGCTACCCGTATCCTCGCCGAGCAGACCGAGATTCCCTCCTACAAGATCCGCCGCGGCGACATCTCGGAAAGCGATTTCGACAAGCTCGCCGCCGGCGCGCAGATGATGCAGACCATCCCGCTCTACATCGACGACACCGGCGGTATCTCGATCGCGCAGCTTCGCGCCCGCGCCCGCCGGCTCAAGCGCCAGCGCGGCCTCGATTTCATGGTGGTGGACTATCTCCAGCTGCTGACCGGCTCGTCCAAGAAGGCGTCGGAAGGCCGCGTGCAGGAAATCACCGAGATCACCACCGGCCTCAAGGCTCTGGCCAAGGAGCTGGCGGTGCCGATCATGGCGCTCTCCCAGCTCTCGCGTCAGGTCGAGTCCCGCGACGACAAGCGTCCGCAATTGTCCGACCTTCGCGAATCGGGCTCGATCGAGCAGGATGCCGACGTGGTGATGTTCGTCTTCCGCGAGGAATATTACCTCAAGAACAAGGAGCCCAAGGAAGGCAGCGAGGAATGGTTCAAGTGGGACCAGGACATGAAGGCCGCCCAGGGCACCGCCGAAGTCATCATCGGCAAGCAGCGCCACGGCCCCACCGGCACGGTGAAGGTCGCCTTCGAGGCGCAGTTCACCCGCTTCTCCTCGCTCGCGCAGGGCGACCGCCTGCCGGACCATTGA
- a CDS encoding GGDEF domain-containing protein, with translation MTTLVLLLDLLSFFLVGAAGMRAFRLAHMAPRRALRRAWLGMSWLLAATLVLGTFSALNRLTVEPGGSSALLGAALDVTAASFMFGVVTLARRTARDVMKIAELENAAYTDPLTGLANRRAFIGALTDAMDAAGAGTAGFALIVIDVDHFKQVNDEYGHDRGDDVLVHVARLLTSQGRRTDRVFRTGGEEFAVIALHSDLDQGKALAERLRMAATATPFAMGGHALAVALSLGVATFRRGDSASSLTGRADEALYRAKRSGRGRVCSEVDGATVAPAIPEPSIAAASRP, from the coding sequence ATGACCACCCTCGTCCTGCTGCTTGACCTTCTCTCCTTCTTTCTCGTCGGCGCCGCCGGCATGCGCGCCTTCCGACTGGCGCATATGGCGCCGCGCCGCGCCCTTCGCCGCGCCTGGCTCGGCATGTCGTGGCTGCTCGCGGCGACGCTGGTGCTGGGCACCTTCTCGGCGCTCAACCGCCTGACCGTCGAGCCGGGCGGCAGCAGCGCCCTGCTGGGCGCGGCCCTCGACGTCACGGCGGCCAGCTTCATGTTCGGCGTCGTCACGCTGGCGCGGCGGACCGCCCGAGACGTCATGAAGATCGCCGAACTGGAGAACGCCGCCTACACCGACCCGCTGACCGGCCTTGCCAATCGGCGCGCCTTCATCGGCGCCCTCACCGACGCGATGGATGCCGCCGGCGCGGGAACCGCCGGTTTCGCCCTCATCGTCATCGATGTCGATCACTTCAAGCAGGTGAACGACGAATATGGACATGATCGCGGCGACGACGTGCTCGTCCATGTCGCCCGGCTCCTCACCTCGCAGGGACGGCGCACCGACCGCGTGTTTCGCACGGGCGGCGAGGAATTCGCCGTCATCGCCCTGCACAGCGACCTCGATCAGGGCAAGGCGTTGGCCGAGCGGCTTCGCATGGCCGCCACCGCCACGCCCTTCGCGATGGGAGGCCATGCGCTTGCGGTCGCGCTGAGCCTCGGCGTCGCCACCTTCCGGCGCGGCGACAGCGCCTCCTCGCTGACCGGACGGGCGGACGAGGCGCTCTACCGCGCCAAACGGTCCGGTCGCGGCCGCGTGTGCAGCGAGGTGGACGGCGCCACCGTTGCGCCCGCGATACCCGAACCGTCGATCGCCGCCGCGTCTCGGCCTTGA
- the rplI gene encoding 50S ribosomal protein L9, with protein sequence MEVILLERVAKLGQIGDIVRVKDGFARNFLLPSGKALRATKDNKSRFDSMKAQLEARNLELKSEAIKVGEKLAGTEVVLVRQAGETGQLYGSVSSRDVAEGLTAAGFSVSRQQIVLNHPIKTIGLHDVPVTLHPEVEVNVRANVARSAEEAARQSRGEDLSVVRDDEDEDEAEYLEEAAAEAEVEAEDEQA encoded by the coding sequence ATGGAAGTCATTCTGCTGGAACGCGTGGCCAAGCTCGGCCAGATCGGCGACATCGTCCGCGTCAAGGACGGGTTCGCCCGCAATTTCCTCCTGCCCTCGGGCAAGGCGCTGCGCGCCACCAAGGACAACAAGAGCCGCTTCGACTCGATGAAGGCCCAGCTCGAGGCCCGCAACCTCGAACTGAAGTCCGAGGCGATCAAGGTCGGCGAGAAGCTCGCCGGCACCGAGGTCGTGCTGGTGCGCCAGGCCGGCGAAACCGGCCAGCTCTACGGCTCGGTGTCCTCGCGTGACGTCGCCGAGGGCCTGACCGCCGCCGGCTTCTCGGTCTCGCGCCAGCAGATCGTCCTCAACCACCCGATCAAGACCATCGGCCTGCACGACGTCCCGGTGACGCTGCACCCCGAGGTCGAGGTTAACGTGCGCGCCAACGTCGCCCGCAGCGCCGAGGAAGCCGCCCGCCAGTCGCGCGGCGAAGACCTCTCGGTCGTTCGCGACGACGAGGACGAGGACGAGGCCGAATACTTGGAGGAGGCCGCCGCCGAGGCCGAGGTCGAGGCTGAGGACGAGCAGGCCTGA
- the rpsR gene encoding 30S ribosomal protein S18, with protein sequence MAFGGTGGPSANSSGARRPFFRRRKTCPFSGANAPKIDYKDVRLLQRYISERGKIVPSRITAVSAKKQRELAQAIKRSRFLGLLPFVIR encoded by the coding sequence ATGGCTTTCGGTGGTACTGGCGGTCCTTCCGCGAACTCCTCGGGCGCCCGTCGCCCCTTCTTCCGCCGTCGCAAGACCTGCCCGTTCTCCGGCGCCAACGCGCCGAAGATCGACTACAAGGACGTGCGCCTGCTGCAGCGCTACATCTCCGAGCGCGGCAAGATCGTTCCCTCGCGCATCACGGCCGTCTCGGCCAAGAAGCAGCGCGAACTGGCCCAGGCGATCAAGCGCTCGCGCTTCCTCGGCCTGCTGCCCTTCGTGATCCGCTGA
- the rpsF gene encoding 30S ribosomal protein S6, with the protein MALYEHVFLARQDVTAQQVEELTARFKGVIEANGGSVLKTEYWGVKTLTYRIRKNRKAHFSLLNIDAPAAAVAELERQQRIDEDVLRVLTIRVEELEEGQSVMLQKRDRDDRGDRGFGDRGFGGDRGFGGGGGRGFGGDRGDRGPRRDRDEAPANQENE; encoded by the coding sequence ATGGCTCTCTACGAGCACGTGTTCCTCGCGCGCCAGGACGTCACGGCGCAGCAGGTCGAGGAACTCACCGCCCGATTCAAGGGCGTGATCGAAGCGAATGGCGGCTCGGTCCTCAAGACCGAGTACTGGGGCGTGAAGACGCTCACCTATCGCATCCGCAAGAACCGCAAGGCCCATTTCTCGCTGCTCAACATCGACGCCCCGGCGGCGGCGGTTGCCGAGCTCGAGCGCCAGCAGCGCATCGACGAGGACGTGCTTCGCGTCCTGACGATCCGCGTCGAGGAGCTTGAGGAAGGCCAGTCCGTCATGCTGCAGAAGCGTGACCGTGACGATCGCGGCGATCGCGGCTTCGGTGATCGCGGCTTCGGCGGCGACCGTGGCTTCGGTGGTGGTGGTGGTCGCGGCTTCGGCGGCGACCGTGGCGATCGTGGCCCGCGCCGCGACCGTGATGAGGCTCCGGCCAACCAGGAGAACGAGTGA